From the Pectobacterium carotovorum genome, one window contains:
- a CDS encoding GlxA family transcriptional regulator encodes MHIAILALPGSMQSAISGLSDIFWMVNQALMTQPDNASSSASPLSFETSIISADGKPVRDAQGRLIHVDSSFDAVGKSDVVLATGMMLGPDKLPMSMPSVNESALWLREQYRQGSLIGGACAGGFILAEAGLLDGRFCTTTWWLYHTFKQKYPKAKPVWGKALEEQDGIITTGGPLSWVELALHIIRRSGGPKLAKLAADIAVADSQPLSQRIYAPQGFINTVHPLLLRAEQLIRYENPSITAEELANALNFSDRTLHRKLKELTAESPKNFITRVRIEMACLLLENPMTHIKQVAAKCGYSEDTAFRRAFSQQMEMTPTQFRKWVLLRNNQQIALDHEDDD; translated from the coding sequence AGTATGCAGTCGGCCATTTCCGGGCTTTCCGATATCTTCTGGATGGTCAATCAAGCGCTGATGACACAGCCTGATAACGCCTCTTCCTCCGCCTCACCGCTCTCTTTCGAAACATCTATCATCAGTGCAGACGGCAAGCCAGTGCGTGATGCGCAGGGGAGACTGATTCACGTAGACAGTTCGTTTGACGCAGTGGGTAAGTCGGATGTCGTGCTGGCGACCGGAATGATGCTCGGGCCCGATAAATTACCGATGTCGATGCCATCCGTTAATGAATCCGCGCTGTGGCTCAGGGAGCAATATCGACAGGGCTCGCTGATAGGCGGTGCCTGTGCGGGGGGATTTATTCTGGCCGAGGCCGGGCTGCTGGATGGCCGGTTTTGCACCACAACATGGTGGCTCTACCACACCTTTAAGCAGAAGTACCCAAAGGCCAAACCGGTGTGGGGCAAAGCGCTGGAAGAGCAGGATGGCATCATTACCACCGGCGGGCCGCTGTCCTGGGTCGAGCTTGCTCTGCATATTATCCGCCGCAGTGGCGGGCCTAAGCTCGCAAAATTGGCGGCTGATATCGCCGTGGCGGATAGCCAACCGCTTTCTCAACGTATTTACGCTCCACAGGGGTTCATTAACACCGTACACCCTCTGCTGCTGCGCGCAGAACAGCTCATCCGCTACGAGAATCCGTCAATCACCGCAGAAGAATTAGCGAACGCCCTGAATTTCAGCGACCGAACGCTGCACCGCAAGCTCAAAGAACTCACAGCGGAAAGCCCGAAAAACTTTATTACCCGCGTCAGGATCGAAATGGCCTGCCTGCTGCTTGAAAACCCGATGACCCATATCAAGCAGGTCGCTGCCAAATGCGGTTACAGTGAAGACACTGCGTTCAGACGCGCCTTTTCCCAGCAGATGGAGATGACGCCGACCCAGTTCAGGAAATGGGTGCTGTTGAGGAATAATCAGCAGATTGCGCTGGATCATGAGGATGATGATTAA
- the guaB gene encoding IMP dehydrogenase codes for MLRIAKEALTFDDVLLVPAHSTVLPNTADLSTQLTKNIRLNIPMLSAAMDTVTESGLAIALAQEGGLGFIHKNMSIERQAEEVSRVKKHESGVVVDPQTVTPETTLREMKELTERNGFAGYPVVAKDNELVGIITGRDVRFVTDLEKPVSAFMTPKERLVTVKEGEARDVVLQKMHEKRVEKALVVDDKFHLIGMITVKDFQKAERKPNACKDEHGRLRVGAAVGAGAGNEERVDALVAAGVDVLLIDSSHGHSEGVLQRIRETRAKYPNLEIIGGNVATGAGAKALVEAGVSAVKVGIGPGSICTTRIVTGVGVPQITAISDAVEALEGTGIPVIADGGIRFSGDIAKAIAAGAACVMVGSMLAGTEESPGEIELYQGRSFKSYRGMGSLGAMSKGSSDRYFQTDNAADKLVPEGIEGRVAYKGRLKEIVHQQMGGLRSCMGLTGCATIDALRTQAEFVRISGAGIQESHVHDVTITKESPNYRMGS; via the coding sequence ATGCTACGTATCGCTAAAGAAGCACTGACGTTTGATGACGTCCTCCTGGTTCCCGCTCATTCTACCGTTCTGCCTAACACTGCCGATCTGTCCACGCAGTTGACGAAAAACATTCGCCTGAATATTCCTATGCTGTCCGCAGCGATGGATACCGTTACCGAATCCGGCCTGGCTATTGCGCTGGCGCAGGAAGGCGGTCTGGGCTTTATTCACAAAAATATGTCAATTGAGCGTCAGGCTGAAGAAGTGAGCCGCGTGAAAAAACATGAAAGCGGCGTGGTGGTTGATCCACAAACAGTGACGCCAGAAACGACGCTGCGTGAAATGAAAGAGCTGACCGAGCGCAACGGCTTCGCCGGTTACCCTGTCGTGGCAAAAGACAACGAGCTGGTGGGCATCATCACCGGTCGTGACGTGCGTTTTGTGACCGATTTGGAAAAACCGGTTAGCGCGTTCATGACGCCGAAAGAGCGTCTGGTCACCGTTAAAGAAGGCGAAGCGCGTGACGTTGTGCTGCAAAAGATGCACGAAAAACGCGTCGAGAAAGCGCTGGTCGTTGACGACAAATTCCACCTGATCGGCATGATCACGGTAAAAGATTTCCAGAAAGCAGAACGTAAGCCTAACGCCTGTAAAGACGAGCACGGTCGCCTGCGCGTTGGCGCAGCGGTTGGCGCCGGTGCGGGTAACGAAGAGCGCGTTGATGCGCTGGTTGCCGCGGGCGTTGACGTTCTGCTGATCGACTCCTCACATGGCCATTCCGAAGGCGTATTGCAGCGTATTCGTGAAACGCGTGCGAAATACCCGAACCTCGAAATCATCGGCGGTAATGTCGCGACGGGCGCAGGTGCGAAAGCGCTGGTTGAAGCGGGCGTTAGCGCGGTGAAAGTAGGTATCGGCCCTGGTTCTATCTGTACAACGCGTATCGTGACTGGCGTAGGTGTACCGCAAATTACGGCGATTTCCGATGCGGTTGAAGCGCTGGAAGGCACGGGCATTCCGGTCATCGCTGATGGCGGTATCCGCTTCTCCGGCGACATCGCTAAAGCCATTGCAGCAGGCGCGGCCTGTGTCATGGTCGGTTCTATGCTGGCGGGTACGGAAGAATCTCCGGGTGAAATCGAACTGTATCAAGGTCGTTCATTCAAATCTTATCGCGGTATGGGTTCACTGGGCGCGATGTCCAAAGGCTCATCAGACCGTTACTTCCAGACCGATAACGCAGCCGACAAACTGGTGCCGGAAGGTATCGAAGGCCGCGTAGCTTATAAAGGCCGCCTGAAAGAGATCGTTCACCAGCAGATGGGCGGTTTGCGCTCCTGTATGGGGCTGACCGGTTGCGCGACTATCGACGCACTCCGCACGCAGGCTGAGTTTGTACGCATCAGCGGCGCGGGCATTCAGGAAAGCCACGTTCACGACGTTACCATTACTAAAGAGTCACCGAACTACCGTATGGGTTCATAA
- a CDS encoding zinc ribbon domain-containing protein produces MDAHCPDCHHVMLWQPDGSFRCEECQQRYLREAACPECKHLLQELKACGAVDYFCQQHGMISKRRVVFSYLPAD; encoded by the coding sequence ATGGATGCACATTGTCCTGATTGTCACCACGTGATGCTGTGGCAGCCTGATGGTTCATTCCGATGTGAAGAGTGCCAACAGCGTTATCTGCGTGAGGCTGCGTGCCCTGAATGTAAGCACTTGCTTCAGGAGCTGAAAGCCTGTGGTGCGGTAGATTACTTCTGCCAGCAGCACGGGATGATTTCCAAACGGCGCGTTGTGTTCAGCTATTTACCTGCTGATTAA
- the xseA gene encoding exodeoxyribonuclease VII large subunit: protein MSQFPSSAIFTVSRLNQTVRQLLEMEMGQIWLSGEISNLSQPSSGHWYFTLKDERAQVRCAMFRTSNRRVTFRPQNGQQVLIRASITLYEPRGDYQLLAESMQPAGDGLLQQQFEQLKQRLAAEGLFDQQFKQVLPSPAKQVGVITSASGAALHDILQVLQRRDPSLPVIVYPTSVQGAEAPLQIVRAIELANQRDECDVLIVGRGGGSLEDLWSFNDERVARAIFASRIPIVSAVGHETDVTIADFVGDLRAPTPSAAAELVSRNQLELLRQIQSQRQRLEMAMDYYLAQRNRDFTRLHHRLQQQHPQLRLARQQAQLVKLRQRLDDAMQQQLRQTSRRSERLQQRLMQQQPQARIHRAQQRLQQLSYQMQSAVERQLNQNKQKLGIACSRLEGVSPLATLARGYNVTTAPDGKVLKNVTQITPGETLKTRLQDGWIESQVTTLMPNPDSVKKQRKPSSRTPK, encoded by the coding sequence ATGTCTCAATTTCCCTCCTCTGCAATTTTTACCGTTAGCCGACTGAATCAGACGGTTAGACAACTGTTGGAAATGGAAATGGGCCAGATTTGGCTCTCCGGCGAAATCTCCAACCTTTCTCAGCCCTCATCCGGCCATTGGTATTTCACGCTGAAAGATGAACGTGCACAGGTGCGCTGCGCGATGTTTCGTACCAGCAACCGTAGGGTGACGTTCCGCCCGCAAAACGGTCAGCAGGTGCTGATTCGGGCGAGCATTACGCTGTATGAACCCCGTGGCGACTATCAGCTACTGGCGGAAAGCATGCAGCCCGCCGGCGACGGTCTGTTGCAGCAGCAGTTTGAACAGCTCAAGCAACGTCTCGCCGCCGAAGGGCTGTTCGACCAACAATTTAAGCAAGTGCTTCCCTCTCCTGCCAAACAGGTCGGTGTGATTACATCAGCCAGCGGTGCCGCCCTACACGATATCTTGCAGGTGTTACAGCGCCGCGATCCATCACTGCCGGTGATCGTGTATCCCACGTCAGTGCAAGGCGCAGAAGCACCGTTACAAATTGTCCGCGCCATCGAGTTGGCTAACCAGAGAGATGAGTGTGATGTGTTAATCGTCGGGCGCGGCGGCGGTTCGCTGGAAGATCTCTGGAGTTTTAATGACGAACGGGTCGCCCGCGCGATTTTCGCCAGCCGCATTCCTATCGTCAGCGCTGTGGGTCATGAAACCGATGTCACCATCGCCGATTTCGTCGGTGACCTGCGCGCGCCCACGCCATCCGCCGCTGCCGAGTTAGTGAGTCGTAACCAACTGGAGCTGTTACGCCAAATACAGTCCCAGCGTCAGCGTCTGGAAATGGCGATGGATTATTACCTTGCCCAGCGCAACCGGGACTTTACCCGTCTACACCACCGTTTGCAGCAGCAGCACCCGCAGTTGCGGCTGGCACGTCAGCAGGCACAGTTGGTCAAACTGCGCCAGCGGCTGGATGACGCCATGCAGCAGCAACTTCGACAGACCTCACGCCGAAGTGAACGCTTACAACAGCGTCTGATGCAACAACAGCCGCAGGCCCGCATTCACCGTGCACAGCAGCGTTTGCAGCAGTTGAGCTATCAGATGCAAAGCGCGGTGGAGCGCCAGTTAAATCAGAACAAACAAAAACTGGGCATCGCCTGTTCGCGACTGGAAGGTGTAAGCCCGCTGGCAACGCTGGCGCGCGGCTACAACGTCACCACCGCCCCGGACGGTAAAGTGCTGAAAAACGTCACGCAGATTACCCCCGGTGAAACGCTGAAAACCCGTTTGCAGGACGGCTGGATAGAAAGTCAGGTCACGACGCTAATGCCGAATCCAGATTCCGTGAAAAAGCAGCGAAAACCCTCATCCCGGACGCCAAAATAA
- a CDS encoding helix-turn-helix domain-containing protein — protein sequence MNHTDWHPADIIAGLRKKGTTLAAVSRAAGLASSTLANALTRHWPKGERLIAEAMGKRPEEIWPSRYSGMK from the coding sequence ATGAATCACACTGACTGGCACCCGGCGGATATCATCGCGGGATTGCGGAAGAAAGGGACGACGCTGGCGGCGGTTTCCAGAGCGGCGGGGTTGGCGTCATCCACGCTGGCGAATGCGCTCACCAGACACTGGCCGAAAGGCGAGCGCTTGATTGCCGAAGCTATGGGGAAAAGGCCAGAAGAGATTTGGCCGTCGCGTTATTCAGGCATGAAATGA
- a CDS encoding protealysin inhibitor emfourin: MKTLPALNDDAIIELAREGGFAFIPKLAGPRRFTLASVPPSERERICNAIRNAFPQARKPGEPDGPGRGDQFYYRIHISYRHPQQNQYADVILLIPEDHAPPELTELWRNGVQE; encoded by the coding sequence ATGAAGACGCTGCCAGCGCTCAACGACGATGCCATCATTGAGCTGGCGCGTGAGGGGGGATTCGCCTTTATCCCTAAGCTGGCGGGGCCGCGACGCTTCACGCTCGCCAGCGTACCGCCATCCGAACGGGAGCGGATTTGTAACGCTATCCGTAATGCCTTTCCTCAGGCTCGCAAACCCGGCGAACCAGATGGCCCGGGGCGTGGCGACCAGTTCTATTACCGCATCCACATCAGCTACCGTCACCCGCAACAGAACCAGTATGCCGATGTCATTTTGCTGATCCCCGAAGACCATGCACCACCAGAGCTGACCGAGCTGTGGCGCAACGGCGTACAGGAGTAA
- a CDS encoding ParA family protein, protein MKYAFWNNKGGTGKTTLAFQTICEIALQNPQSSILVIDCCPQANLSELFLGSLQGNGGNNLLQLQSGQIRKTIGGYFERRLPTPYTPPAINSDDFISKPSSFNSLVPNNIDLLAGDPLLELQANTMYTMANVSSPVINNWSAVIQWLSDFLARLSTNYEYIFFDLNPSFALYTQIALAATDRLILPVMADDSSRRAIQNAFSLVYGLRLPSPIYAQHAFSNQLLNAGSNIPQTHLIVKNRITQYMGPASGYAAILNSIDNDVSNLIIQSPSNFTFTNVSNGFCEIRDFQTCGVVAAACGMPFSTMTARRYNVFSQRIQVNREQLDLALDHIQRIVTKL, encoded by the coding sequence ATGAAATACGCATTCTGGAATAACAAAGGTGGGACAGGGAAAACAACACTAGCTTTCCAAACAATCTGTGAGATTGCTCTACAGAACCCTCAGTCGTCTATTCTCGTTATCGATTGCTGCCCGCAAGCAAACCTCTCTGAACTTTTCTTAGGTAGTTTACAAGGAAACGGAGGAAACAATCTTCTTCAACTTCAAAGCGGACAAATACGAAAAACAATTGGAGGATATTTTGAAAGAAGACTACCTACTCCATATACCCCTCCAGCAATAAACTCTGACGACTTTATATCCAAGCCCTCATCGTTCAACAGTTTAGTACCAAATAACATTGACCTTCTAGCTGGAGATCCTCTTTTGGAGCTGCAAGCCAATACAATGTACACAATGGCTAATGTTTCAAGTCCTGTAATCAATAACTGGAGTGCAGTAATTCAATGGCTCTCTGATTTTCTCGCTAGACTGTCTACTAATTACGAATATATATTCTTCGATCTAAACCCAAGCTTTGCTCTATATACTCAAATAGCATTGGCTGCAACTGATCGCCTCATCCTACCCGTTATGGCTGATGATTCATCTAGAAGAGCAATTCAAAATGCATTCTCATTGGTATATGGACTTCGCCTTCCATCTCCTATCTACGCTCAACATGCATTCTCTAACCAGTTATTAAATGCAGGTAGTAATATTCCTCAGACTCACTTAATTGTAAAAAATCGAATCACCCAGTATATGGGTCCAGCTTCAGGATATGCAGCGATACTTAATTCTATAGACAATGACGTTAGTAACCTTATAATCCAAAGCCCATCAAATTTCACATTCACAAACGTGTCAAACGGTTTCTGTGAAATACGCGATTTTCAGACATGTGGCGTAGTTGCTGCTGCATGCGGGATGCCTTTTTCAACTATGACGGCAAGACGCTATAACGTATTCTCTCAACGAATTCAGGTAAACAGGGAACAGCTTGATCTCGCACTAGATCATATTCAAAGAATTGTTACAAAACTCTGA
- a CDS encoding tetratricopeptide repeat protein, which yields MIRKTVIATLIGLSAVSISQANDKVDTLYERLTQQDATALTALTTLAKDNDPQALSTLGFIYEYGITVPQNTTQARQYYQQACEIDGNFGCYNVWYFYQYGKGVTQDKALAKQFAEKMNRTDLKMSAEVINTITRSIYNAKAAAERDISDRPRLIQAVKRYLSSSDDETQLFFSRIGFSQQDILRLAIAWAKDGDPAMNFLVGHLYNFGYGDIENENIEALKWFRIAAEGGQRDAQNILGLAYEEGRWGVNIDGDEALKWYERAASQGDNTAQMNLGRMYYTGLRVRTNYQKAYSLFERTYKNNVRNAGNYLSQMYYNGQYVEADCHQAKKYYEETARKPDNNYFRQCEKDKKERKATHSELPILTLKHESIFLGGKDTPYQCELNFSINTNKLGEVANFRATLQLRNSEGASTEQTLAFPVFGANSLDAETIGEQYIVSRKSTLIPIYQSGFCQFSDLKFQVTSATATINGEEVDVLKAGILKQQEKR from the coding sequence ATGATAAGGAAAACCGTTATTGCCACACTGATCGGCCTATCGGCAGTATCCATCAGCCAGGCAAATGACAAGGTAGATACGCTCTACGAACGCCTCACGCAGCAGGATGCGACTGCATTAACCGCGTTGACGACATTAGCGAAAGACAACGATCCGCAGGCATTGAGCACGCTGGGGTTCATCTATGAATACGGCATCACCGTCCCGCAAAATACGACGCAAGCGCGCCAGTATTATCAGCAGGCCTGTGAAATAGACGGCAATTTTGGCTGCTACAACGTCTGGTATTTTTATCAATATGGCAAAGGCGTGACGCAGGATAAAGCACTCGCCAAACAGTTCGCAGAAAAAATGAACCGAACCGATCTCAAAATGAGTGCTGAGGTCATAAACACAATCACCCGCTCTATTTATAACGCTAAAGCCGCTGCGGAACGCGATATATCGGATCGCCCCCGCTTGATTCAGGCAGTAAAAAGATACTTAAGCAGCAGCGACGATGAAACTCAGCTTTTCTTCAGCCGTATCGGTTTTAGCCAGCAGGATATTCTACGGCTAGCCATAGCCTGGGCAAAGGATGGCGATCCAGCAATGAATTTCCTTGTCGGCCATCTCTATAACTTTGGCTATGGCGATATTGAAAATGAAAATATCGAAGCCCTGAAATGGTTCCGTATCGCGGCAGAGGGCGGTCAACGGGATGCCCAGAATATACTCGGTCTGGCATACGAAGAAGGAAGATGGGGCGTTAACATTGACGGAGATGAAGCGCTTAAATGGTATGAACGTGCAGCCAGCCAGGGAGATAACACTGCGCAGATGAATCTGGGGAGGATGTATTACACTGGATTACGAGTCAGAACCAATTACCAAAAAGCCTATTCACTGTTCGAACGGACTTATAAAAATAACGTTCGTAATGCCGGCAACTATTTATCCCAGATGTATTACAACGGGCAGTATGTTGAAGCAGATTGCCATCAAGCCAAAAAATATTACGAAGAAACGGCAAGAAAACCAGACAATAATTATTTTCGTCAGTGTGAGAAAGATAAAAAAGAGAGAAAGGCAACGCACAGTGAATTACCGATCTTAACGTTAAAGCATGAATCAATCTTCCTCGGCGGAAAGGACACCCCGTATCAATGCGAGCTTAATTTCTCTATCAATACGAATAAATTAGGCGAAGTCGCTAATTTTCGCGCCACGCTGCAACTCAGAAACAGCGAGGGCGCATCCACCGAACAGACGCTCGCTTTCCCTGTGTTTGGGGCCAATAGCCTTGATGCCGAAACAATTGGAGAGCAATACATCGTGTCCCGCAAATCTACACTCATACCGATATACCAATCCGGTTTTTGCCAGTTCAGCGATCTGAAATTTCAGGTCACCTCCGCGACCGCCACGATTAACGGCGAGGAGGTCGACGTGCTTAAGGCGGGGATTTTAAAGCAACAGGAAAAGCGTTAG
- a CDS encoding M4 family metallopeptidase yields MKSRPICSVIPPYILHRIIANGTDEQRHCAQQTLMHVQSLMVSHNPRPEPHEKLPAGQANRSIHDAEQQQQLPGKLVRAEGQPSNGDIAVDEAYSYLGVTYDFFWKIFQRNSLDAEGLSLTGTVHYGQDYQNAFWNGQQMVFGDGDGKIFNRFTIALDVVAHELAHGITEHEAGLIYFRQSGALNESLSDVFGSMVKQYHLGQTAEQADWFIGADLLADGIHGMGLRSMSHPGTAYDDELLGIDPQPSHMSEYVNTREDNGGVHLNSGIPNRAFYLTAIALGGHSWEKAGRIWYDTLCDKTLPQNADFEIFARHTIQHAAKRFNHTVADIVMQSWETVGVEVRQEFL; encoded by the coding sequence ATGAAGTCCAGACCGATTTGTAGCGTGATTCCCCCTTATATTTTGCATCGCATTATTGCAAACGGCACAGACGAACAGCGCCACTGCGCGCAACAAACGCTGATGCACGTTCAGTCATTAATGGTCAGCCATAATCCACGCCCGGAACCCCATGAGAAATTACCCGCCGGACAGGCCAATCGCAGCATCCACGATGCCGAACAGCAGCAACAGTTACCCGGCAAGCTGGTGCGTGCGGAAGGCCAGCCCAGCAACGGTGACATCGCCGTCGATGAAGCCTACAGCTACCTGGGCGTGACCTATGATTTCTTCTGGAAGATTTTCCAACGCAACTCGCTGGACGCCGAGGGACTGTCGCTGACCGGCACGGTGCATTACGGTCAGGATTACCAGAACGCCTTCTGGAACGGGCAACAGATGGTATTCGGGGATGGCGACGGCAAAATCTTTAATCGCTTCACGATTGCGCTGGATGTGGTCGCGCATGAACTTGCTCACGGCATTACCGAACACGAAGCAGGACTGATTTATTTTCGTCAGTCCGGCGCGCTGAACGAATCACTTTCCGATGTCTTTGGTTCCATGGTCAAGCAGTACCATTTGGGGCAAACCGCTGAGCAGGCGGACTGGTTTATCGGTGCCGATCTGCTGGCAGACGGTATTCACGGGATGGGGCTGCGGTCGATGTCTCACCCAGGCACCGCATATGATGATGAACTGCTAGGAATCGATCCCCAGCCCTCTCATATGAGTGAATATGTGAACACGCGTGAAGACAACGGCGGCGTGCACCTGAACTCAGGCATTCCCAACCGGGCATTCTATCTGACGGCCATCGCGCTGGGCGGGCATTCCTGGGAAAAAGCCGGTCGCATCTGGTACGACACACTCTGCGATAAAACGCTGCCGCAAAATGCAGACTTCGAGATTTTCGCGCGCCATACCATTCAACATGCCGCTAAGCGTTTTAACCACACCGTTGCCGACATCGTCATGCAGTCGTGGGAAACCGTGGGCGTGGAGGTTCGTCAGGAGTTCCTATGA
- the guaA gene encoding glutamine-hydrolyzing GMP synthase, with translation MTQNIHQHRILILDFGSQYTQLVARRVRELGVYCELWAWDVTEAQIRGFNPNGIILSGGPESTTEFGSPRAPEYVFNAGVPVLGVCYGMQTMAMQLGGHVEGSNEREFGYAQVEVKTESALVRDIQDALSAAGAPLLDVWMSHGDKVTAIPEGFTTVASTDTCPFAIMANEEKRFYGVQFHPEVTHTRQGQRMLERFVRDICQCEALWTPAKIIDDAVTRIREQVGNDKVILGLSGGVDSSVTAMLLHRAIGDRLTCVFVDNGLLRLNEADQVLEMFGDHFGLNIVHVAAEDRFLGELAGENDPEAKRKIIGRVFVEVFDEEASKQTDVKWLAQGTIYPDVIESAASATGKAHVIKSHHNVGGLPKEMKLGLVEPLKELFKDEVRKIGLELGLPYNMLYRHPFPGPGLGVRVLGEVKKEYCDLLRRADAIFIEELHKADLYNKVSQAFTVFLPVRSVGVMGDGRKYDWVVSLRAVETIDFMTAHWAHLPYDFLGRVSNRIINEVDGISRVVYDVSGKPPATIEWE, from the coding sequence ATGACTCAAAACATTCATCAACACCGCATTCTTATTCTGGATTTCGGCTCGCAGTACACGCAGCTGGTTGCACGTCGCGTGCGTGAACTGGGCGTTTACTGTGAACTGTGGGCATGGGATGTCACGGAAGCGCAGATTCGCGGGTTTAATCCGAACGGGATCATCCTGTCCGGCGGCCCGGAAAGCACCACCGAGTTTGGCAGCCCGCGTGCGCCAGAATACGTTTTCAATGCTGGCGTACCGGTATTAGGCGTGTGCTACGGCATGCAGACGATGGCGATGCAGTTGGGTGGCCACGTTGAAGGTTCCAACGAGCGTGAGTTTGGTTATGCGCAGGTAGAAGTGAAGACCGAGAGCGCGCTGGTGCGTGATATTCAGGATGCGTTGAGCGCCGCAGGTGCACCGCTGCTGGATGTCTGGATGAGCCACGGCGACAAAGTGACGGCAATCCCTGAAGGGTTTACCACCGTTGCCAGCACGGATACCTGTCCGTTTGCCATCATGGCGAATGAAGAGAAGCGTTTTTACGGCGTGCAGTTCCACCCGGAAGTGACGCACACCCGTCAGGGGCAGCGCATGTTAGAGCGTTTTGTCCGTGACATCTGCCAGTGTGAAGCACTGTGGACGCCAGCCAAGATTATCGACGATGCGGTGACCCGTATTCGTGAGCAGGTCGGCAACGACAAAGTGATTCTGGGCCTGTCTGGCGGCGTGGATTCTTCTGTGACCGCGATGCTGCTGCACCGCGCGATTGGTGACCGCCTGACCTGCGTGTTTGTCGATAACGGCCTGCTGCGCCTGAACGAAGCCGATCAGGTGCTGGAAATGTTCGGCGATCATTTCGGCCTGAACATTGTTCACGTGGCAGCGGAAGATCGCTTCCTGGGCGAGCTGGCTGGCGAAAACGATCCAGAAGCCAAGCGTAAAATCATCGGTCGCGTGTTCGTTGAAGTCTTCGATGAAGAAGCCAGCAAGCAAACTGACGTGAAATGGCTGGCGCAAGGCACCATCTACCCGGACGTCATCGAATCTGCGGCCTCTGCGACGGGCAAAGCGCACGTCATCAAGTCCCACCACAACGTGGGTGGCCTGCCGAAAGAGATGAAGCTGGGTCTGGTTGAGCCGCTGAAAGAGCTGTTCAAAGACGAAGTGCGTAAGATCGGTCTGGAACTGGGTCTGCCGTACAACATGCTGTACCGCCATCCGTTCCCAGGCCCAGGTCTGGGCGTGCGCGTGCTGGGTGAAGTGAAGAAAGAATATTGTGACCTGCTGCGTCGTGCGGATGCGATCTTCATTGAAGAGCTGCACAAAGCCGACCTGTACAACAAGGTCAGTCAGGCATTCACCGTCTTCCTGCCGGTTCGTTCCGTGGGCGTGATGGGCGATGGCCGTAAATACGATTGGGTTGTCTCGCTGCGTGCGGTAGAAACCATCGACTTTATGACCGCGCACTGGGCACACCTGCCATACGACTTCTTAGGCCGCGTCTCCAACCGCATCATCAACGAAGTCGACGGCATCTCCCGCGTCGTTTACGACGTATCGGGCAAGCCACCTGCGACGATTGAGTGGGAATAA
- a CDS encoding helix-turn-helix domain-containing protein, with amino-acid sequence MSQDIEVSSGNVYADLGNLHAEDMLVKAQLATLISSIIKSRRLTQAEAAKLLGMPQPKLSNLLRGQFRGISETKMLECLTKLGRDIQIVVGKPRRTPGSVKVVFA; translated from the coding sequence ATGAGCCAGGATATTGAAGTCAGCAGCGGTAATGTATACGCCGACCTTGGCAACTTGCATGCTGAAGATATGTTGGTCAAAGCGCAGCTTGCCACCCTGATTAGCTCAATCATCAAAAGCCGCCGTCTCACACAGGCAGAAGCAGCGAAGCTATTGGGCATGCCCCAACCAAAGCTATCCAACCTATTGCGTGGCCAATTCAGGGGAATCAGTGAAACCAAAATGTTGGAATGCCTTACGAAGCTGGGACGCGATATACAGATCGTTGTAGGGAAGCCGCGCCGCACGCCGGGCAGCGTTAAAGTCGTGTTTGCGTGA